A window of the Dictyostelium discoideum AX4 chromosome 4 chromosome, whole genome shotgun sequence genome harbors these coding sequences:
- a CDS encoding BAR domain-containing protein: MSNKITTQFARTRQMLFTKTGHSEETIDVQYHYEKERTFSTEERLVKIQKNSKKLIELYKDLNKITTDIAQDACDLYDTQDPMWTPGSKLRDVATNNDKHLLDYTEQMAEPYTKPLSDYISQYKEARKRTEELTTRKVDMDRYKNEVGKLREKGAGSSSKAKLAPTEEKLRICKEGYDSLHEELLNDLPRLNEDKLIFIDYLVASLIKYQSEFHKKVSYEWSPLPSLTKHVDEYSGRDHQPVITSVERSAASINLRSDPVFKSNASIKMKPGAQDQQQYSTVDKDIHQSPNPSNLNLQKSTPNPYGGASAPPPLYGGGGSSTATALYDFTGVDSSELSFRAGDIITIHKSEGEWWEGELNGIYGFAPGSYLRMN, from the exons atgtcaaataaaattacaacacAATTTGCAAGAACTCGTCAAATGTTATTTACAAAGACAGGTCATAGTGAAGAAACAATTGATGTACAATATCATTATGAAAAGGAAAGAACATTTTCAACTGAGGAACGTTTAGTAAAGATTCAAAAGAATTCAAAGAAATTGATTGAGTTATATAAAGACTTGAATAAGATTACAACCGACATTGCTCAAGATGCATGCGATCTCTATGATACACAAGATCCAATGTGGACACCTGGTAGTAAACTTAGAGATGTAGCAACCAACAATGATAAACATTTATTGGACTACACTGAACAAATGGCAGAACCATACACAAAACCATTGTCAGACTATATCTCTCAATATAAAGAAGCTCGTAAACGTACTGAAGAATTAACAACTCGTAAGGTTGATATGGATCGTTATAAAAATGAAGTTGGTAAACTTCGTGAAAAAGGTGCTGGTTCCTCTTCAAAAGCAAAATTAGCTCCAACTGAAGAGAAATTAAGAATTTGTAAAGAAGGTTATGATTCATTACatgaagaattattaaatgatttaccaAGATTAAATgaagataaattaatttttatagatTATTTAGTTGCTTCT ttaataaaatatcaatcaGAATTTCATAAAAAAGTATCATATGAATGGAGTCCATTACCATCACTTACAAAACATGTTGATGAATATTCAGGTAGAGATCATCAACCAGTAATTACAAGTGTTGAAAGATCAGCagcatcaattaatttaagaTCAGATCCAGTATTTAAGAGTAATGCGTCAATAAAGATGAAACCAGGTGCAcaagatcaacaacaatattcaACTGTAGATAAAGATATCCATCAATCACCAAAtccttcaaatttaaatttacaaaaatcaACACCAAATCCATATGGTGGTGCTTCTGCTCCACCACCTTTatatggtggtggtggcagTTCAACTGCCACAGCATTATATGATTTCACTGGTGTTGATAGTTCTGAATTATCATTTAGAGCTGGTGATATCATTACAATTCATAAATCAGAAGGTGAATGGTGGGAAGGTGAATTAAATGGTATTTATGGTTTTGCTCCAGGTTCTTATTTaagaatgaattaa